One genomic region from Proteus vulgaris encodes:
- a CDS encoding dicarboxylate/amino acid:cation symporter encodes MQTSTKKQPLYKVLYVQVIVAILLGILLGHFYPDVGESFKPLGDGFIKIVKMIIAPVIFLTVVTGIAGMNNMKAVGTVAGKSMAYFLTFSTIALIIGLIVANIIRPGDGLNISPASLDASKVESYVAKAHDSSIVGFLMNIIPETVVSPLVNGNILQVLFVSVVFGIALASIGTRGEPVLKFLQNFSEPVFKMVGMLMKLAPIGAFGAMAFTIGKYGISSISNLVLLVLTFYITSLLFVLVVLGAVAKYNGFSILSLIKYIKDELWLVLGTSSSEAALPSLMRKMENVGCKKSVVGLVIPTGYSFNLDGTNIYMTMAALFIAQATGIDLSLTEQITLLLVAMISSKGAAGVTGAGFITLAATLSVVPSVPVAGMALILGIDRFMSECRALTNLVGNACACIVVARWENALDKERMNDVFSGRASSEFIEDAPLAPIEIESDNSIKIPVK; translated from the coding sequence ATGCAAACTTCAACTAAAAAACAACCGCTTTATAAAGTGCTATATGTGCAAGTTATCGTCGCCATTCTACTTGGTATTTTACTTGGACATTTTTATCCTGACGTTGGTGAATCCTTTAAACCTCTTGGTGATGGATTTATTAAAATTGTAAAAATGATCATCGCTCCTGTTATCTTCTTAACTGTGGTAACGGGTATTGCCGGTATGAATAATATGAAAGCGGTAGGTACAGTCGCGGGTAAATCCATGGCTTACTTCCTCACTTTCTCTACCATTGCATTAATTATTGGTTTAATTGTTGCAAATATTATTCGTCCTGGTGATGGACTGAATATTTCCCCTGCCTCATTAGATGCAAGCAAAGTAGAAAGTTATGTAGCAAAAGCGCATGACTCTTCGATTGTTGGTTTCTTGATGAATATCATCCCTGAAACCGTTGTCAGCCCATTAGTTAACGGTAATATCTTACAAGTTCTGTTTGTTTCTGTGGTCTTTGGTATCGCATTAGCGTCTATCGGCACGCGTGGCGAGCCAGTTCTTAAGTTCTTACAAAACTTCTCAGAGCCCGTATTTAAAATGGTCGGTATGCTAATGAAATTAGCCCCTATCGGTGCTTTTGGTGCAATGGCCTTTACCATCGGAAAATATGGTATTTCATCAATCAGTAACTTGGTATTACTTGTTCTAACTTTCTATATAACTTCATTATTATTCGTTCTTGTCGTGTTAGGTGCTGTTGCAAAATATAACGGTTTCTCTATTCTCTCGTTAATTAAATATATTAAAGATGAACTTTGGTTAGTATTAGGCACCTCTTCTTCAGAAGCAGCATTACCTAGTTTAATGCGTAAAATGGAAAATGTAGGTTGTAAAAAATCCGTTGTCGGCTTAGTTATTCCAACGGGTTACTCCTTTAACTTAGATGGTACTAACATCTACATGACAATGGCAGCTCTATTTATTGCACAAGCGACAGGTATTGATCTTTCATTGACAGAGCAGATCACACTACTCTTAGTTGCCATGATAAGTTCAAAAGGTGCCGCAGGTGTGACTGGTGCAGGCTTTATTACTTTAGCGGCCACCTTATCGGTTGTACCGAGTGTTCCTGTCGCAGGTATGGCATTAATTCTAGGTATTGACCGCTTTATGTCAGAGTGTCGTGCATTAACCAATCTTGTAGGTAATGCTTGTGCCTGCATCGTTGTTGCTCGTTGGGAAAATGCTTTAGATAAAGAAAGAATGAATGATGTCTTTAGTGGCAGAGCATCAAGTGAATTTATTGAAGATGCTCCATTAGCGCCTATTGAAATTGAATCTGACAATTCGATTAAAATCCCAGTAAAATAA
- a CDS encoding dicarboxylate/amino acid:cation symporter, with protein MQTSSRKLPFYRVLYIQVIIAIIFGILLGHFYPDIGESFKPLGDGFIKIVKMIIAPVIFLTVVTGIAGMSNMKAVGKVAGKSMIYFLTFSTIALVIGLITANIIRPGDGLNISPESLDSSRVEMYVTQAHSSSLVDFFMNIIPDTIVSPLVNGNILQVLFVSVVFGLALASIGSRGEPVLKFLQHLCEPVFKMVGILMKLAPIGAFGAMAFTIGKYGISSIGNLMLLVITFYLTALLFVLVVLGAVAKYNGFSILSLIKYIKDELWLVLGTSSSEAALPTLMSKMEKLGCKKSVVGLVIPTGYSFNLDGTNIYMTMAALFIAQATGVDLSLTEQITLLFVAMISSKGAAGVTGAGFITLAATLSVVPSVPVAGMALILGIDRFMSECRALTNLVGNACACIVVARWENALDKQRMNDVFSGKISEEAHLDIDFTSDKINEKTHYIKASEQ; from the coding sequence ATGCAGACTTCATCCCGCAAGCTCCCCTTTTATCGTGTGTTATATATCCAAGTTATTATTGCTATCATTTTCGGTATTCTATTAGGGCATTTTTACCCTGATATTGGTGAGTCATTCAAACCTTTGGGTGATGGATTTATCAAAATAGTAAAAATGATCATCGCACCTGTTATCTTTCTAACCGTAGTAACAGGCATTGCTGGTATGAGTAACATGAAGGCTGTCGGAAAAGTAGCAGGTAAATCAATGATTTACTTTCTCACATTTTCTACAATTGCATTGGTTATTGGATTAATCACTGCCAATATTATTCGCCCTGGTGATGGTTTAAATATCTCTCCTGAATCATTAGACAGTAGCCGAGTAGAAATGTATGTCACTCAGGCGCACAGCTCTTCTCTTGTTGATTTTTTTATGAATATCATCCCTGATACTATCGTTAGCCCATTAGTTAACGGTAATATCTTACAAGTGCTGTTTGTTTCTGTCGTTTTTGGTCTGGCGTTAGCATCAATAGGTTCACGAGGCGAGCCTGTATTAAAATTCTTACAGCATCTTTGTGAACCTGTCTTTAAGATGGTTGGTATACTAATGAAGTTAGCGCCTATTGGTGCCTTTGGTGCAATGGCTTTTACGATAGGTAAATATGGTATTTCTTCCATTGGAAATTTAATGTTGTTGGTAATTACTTTTTATTTAACAGCATTACTTTTCGTATTAGTCGTTTTGGGCGCGGTTGCTAAATATAATGGTTTTTCTATTCTCTCTTTAATTAAATACATAAAAGATGAACTTTGGTTAGTGTTAGGTACTTCTTCATCTGAAGCCGCACTACCTACATTAATGAGTAAAATGGAGAAACTAGGATGTAAAAAATCCGTCGTCGGTTTAGTTATTCCAACTGGTTACTCCTTTAATTTAGATGGCACTAATATCTATATGACCATGGCGGCATTATTTATTGCGCAAGCAACAGGCGTTGATTTGTCATTAACAGAACAAATTACATTACTCTTTGTTGCCATGATCAGCTCAAAAGGTGCAGCAGGTGTTACAGGAGCCGGTTTCATTACTCTTGCAGCAACATTATCGGTTGTTCCTAGTGTTCCCGTTGCAGGTATGGCTTTGATACTAGGTATTGACCGCTTTATGTCAGAATGTCGCGCATTGACCAATCTTGTTGGCAATGCTTGCGCCTGTATTGTTGTTGCTCGCTGGGAAAATGCATTAGATAAACAAAGAATGAATGATGTTTTTAGTGGAAAAATATCCGAAGAGGCTCACTTAGATATTGATTTTACATCAGATAAAATAAATGAAAAAACACATTATATAAAAGCATCTGAACAATAA
- a CDS encoding helix-turn-helix domain-containing protein yields the protein MANLMINNMNLPDPKEIEVAIKGQRELATYLSTKLEIQKISIEDDEQNIHQIELPTSALTLLMTILGELAMGNAVQVVPVHAELTTQEAANILNVSRPHFVKLLEEGKLPFHKTGRHRRVLFSDLMRYKNQREIESEKAMQELTDLSQELGLY from the coding sequence ATGGCCAATTTAATGATTAATAATATGAACTTACCAGATCCAAAGGAAATTGAGGTTGCTATAAAAGGGCAGCGAGAGCTAGCAACTTATCTATCGACTAAATTGGAAATACAAAAAATATCAATTGAGGACGATGAGCAAAATATTCATCAAATTGAACTGCCAACATCAGCATTGACACTACTGATGACTATTTTGGGTGAGCTTGCTATGGGAAATGCAGTTCAGGTTGTTCCCGTTCATGCTGAATTAACAACTCAAGAAGCCGCTAATATTTTAAATGTATCACGTCCCCATTTTGTGAAATTGTTAGAGGAAGGCAAGTTACCATTTCATAAAACAGGTCGTCACCGCCGAGTACTCTTTTCTGATTTAATGAGATACAAAAACCAAAGAGAAATCGAAAGTGAGAAAGCGATGCAAGAGCTTACCGATCTTAGCCAGGAATTAGGATTATATTAA
- a CDS encoding alpha/beta fold hydrolase: MTHFAHQQGKSFLIDNAEIYIETLGDPKNYPVILLHGGMGNLTSFNPLVNYLKSYYLIAIDSRGHGKSTLGDISLTYQQLQSDVETVIKAFELKKCALIGHSDGGIVALRLAAKNIPVIDKVITIGASWQLTDDDPAKEIYQEITPEYWRHNFPQECEYYQDINSKPDFERLFNQVKTMWLDQSTTGYPNETIKNIHCPVLVCRGDNDMLVSLSHSQEIVENIESASLLNVPFTSHVVHEEKPQWLANIFNDFLNNLNKS; this comes from the coding sequence ATGACACATTTCGCTCATCAACAAGGTAAATCCTTTCTTATTGATAACGCTGAAATTTATATTGAAACACTTGGTGATCCTAAAAATTACCCTGTGATTTTATTGCATGGAGGAATGGGAAATTTAACTTCGTTTAACCCTTTAGTTAATTATTTAAAGAGTTACTACCTTATTGCTATAGATTCTAGAGGACACGGTAAATCCACATTAGGTGATATTTCATTAACCTATCAGCAATTACAGTCTGATGTAGAAACTGTGATTAAAGCTTTTGAACTCAAAAAATGTGCCCTTATTGGGCATAGTGATGGTGGGATTGTTGCTTTACGCTTAGCGGCTAAAAATATCCCCGTAATTGATAAAGTCATCACTATTGGTGCCAGTTGGCAATTAACGGATGATGATCCTGCTAAAGAGATCTATCAAGAGATTACGCCTGAATATTGGCGACACAATTTTCCTCAAGAGTGTGAATATTACCAAGATATTAATTCCAAGCCTGATTTTGAACGCCTATTTAATCAAGTTAAAACAATGTGGTTAGATCAAAGTACAACTGGCTATCCTAATGAAACAATTAAGAATATTCACTGTCCTGTATTAGTTTGCCGTGGTGATAATGATATGCTGGTTTCTTTATCTCATTCACAAGAAATCGTCGAAAACATTGAATCAGCCTCATTATTGAATGTGCCCTTTACTTCACATGTTGTTCATGAAGAAAAACCTCAATGGCTAGCTAATATTTTTAATGATTTTTTAAATAATCTAAATAAGAGCTAA
- a CDS encoding winged helix-turn-helix transcriptional regulator, protein MDTVKKNRYNDYTYDGCPVEASLELMGGKGKGMILYHLQGKILRFNELKRKLISITPRMLTKQLRELESDGLIERKVYAEIPPKVEYKLSEDGESLSHVLAALQSWGEERAIPLLERSANRK, encoded by the coding sequence ATGGATACTGTCAAAAAGAATAGATATAACGACTACACCTATGATGGATGCCCTGTTGAAGCGTCTTTAGAACTAATGGGAGGTAAAGGAAAAGGCATGATCCTTTACCATTTACAGGGAAAAATACTGCGATTTAATGAGCTAAAAAGAAAGCTTATTTCAATAACGCCTCGAATGCTGACTAAACAGTTGCGTGAACTTGAATCTGACGGACTTATTGAGCGCAAAGTGTATGCTGAAATTCCGCCTAAAGTTGAATATAAACTCAGTGAAGATGGAGAATCACTCTCTCACGTTTTAGCAGCACTACAAAGCTGGGGAGAGGAAAGAGCAATACCTCTATTAGAAAGATCTGCCAATAGAAAATAA
- the nfsB gene encoding oxygen-insensitive NAD(P)H nitroreductase translates to MNLLKILKTRYATKHFDKNKVIPEQELEQIKALLQLSPSSVNTQPWHFIIAKTDDAKQKIAGSTEGGYEFNKEKILSASHVVVMCARNTLSEEYLSHLLELEDKAGRYPAAEFKEQNNLARSFFVNLHEKQLGDLSHWIEKQVYLNMGSLLLGAATLGIDALPMEGFDLSKIDSTFSLNDKGLHAVTIVALGYREEDDFNYNLPKSRLPQSEIITDI, encoded by the coding sequence ATGAATTTATTAAAGATATTGAAAACACGTTATGCGACAAAACATTTTGATAAAAACAAAGTGATCCCTGAGCAAGAATTAGAACAAATTAAAGCATTATTACAACTAAGCCCATCAAGTGTGAACACTCAACCGTGGCATTTTATCATCGCGAAAACTGATGATGCTAAGCAGAAAATTGCTGGCTCAACAGAGGGTGGCTATGAATTTAATAAAGAGAAAATATTAAGTGCTTCACATGTTGTGGTTATGTGTGCAAGAAATACATTATCTGAAGAATATCTCTCTCATTTGCTTGAATTAGAAGATAAAGCTGGACGATATCCAGCAGCCGAATTTAAAGAGCAAAATAATCTTGCAAGATCATTTTTTGTTAATCTACATGAAAAACAACTTGGTGATTTATCTCATTGGATAGAGAAGCAGGTCTATCTAAATATGGGATCATTATTACTTGGAGCAGCAACGTTAGGAATAGATGCTCTTCCAATGGAAGGTTTTGATTTATCCAAAATAGATTCAACATTTTCTTTAAATGATAAAGGTCTTCATGCCGTGACAATTGTTGCATTAGGTTATAGAGAAGAAGATGATTTTAACTATAACTTACCAAAATCAAGATTGCCACAAAGTGAAATTATCACAGATATTTAG
- a CDS encoding TerC family protein yields the protein MEWILDPTIWVGLSTLIVLEIVLGIDNLVFIAILADKLPAKLRDKARITGLLCALVMRIVLLFSLSWLITLTKPLITLFDHPFSARDLIMLLGGIFLLFKATMELNERLEGKDHNEGKQRKTTSFWSVVAQIIVLDAVFSLDSVITAVGMVDHLGVMIAAVTIAMFLMILASKPLTNFVNNHPTIVILCLSFLLMIGFALVAEGFGYAIPKGYLYAAIGFSIMIEVFNQLAQFNRRRFLSASRSLRERTAEAVLRIINGKPESSELDHHTSDLVSNAEEVFDPQERQMIVRVLGLSQRNVNSIMTSRHDVEYVDLNSTQDDIRQLLEKDPHSRLVITDEQHSDEPVGVVNIIQLLNQQLRNEPLNLRLLVTQPLIFPEGLSLLQALEQFRSAHTHFAFVVDEFGSVEGVVTLTDVMETIAGNLPVSSEENDSRHDLVQNEDGSWTVNGFTPLEDLVLYIPIKLDEKREYETLAGLLMEHLQRVPTVGEKILIDGIEFEPLEVNNHRINKVRIVEPTPEDEENVDEA from the coding sequence ATGGAATGGATCTTGGATCCGACGATCTGGGTAGGACTCTCCACCCTAATTGTTCTCGAAATCGTACTTGGTATTGATAACCTTGTTTTCATTGCTATTCTGGCAGATAAACTTCCAGCAAAACTAAGAGATAAAGCACGTATAACTGGCTTATTGTGTGCCCTTGTTATGCGAATTGTGTTGTTATTTAGTCTCTCTTGGCTTATCACTCTGACAAAACCTCTTATTACACTGTTTGATCATCCTTTCAGTGCAAGAGACTTAATTATGCTTCTCGGAGGGATATTCTTGCTGTTTAAAGCCACTATGGAGCTTAATGAACGGCTAGAAGGTAAAGATCACAACGAAGGGAAACAACGCAAAACGACCAGCTTTTGGTCTGTCGTTGCACAAATTATCGTGCTGGATGCGGTATTCTCGCTTGACTCTGTGATAACCGCTGTGGGTATGGTTGATCATTTAGGCGTTATGATTGCGGCTGTCACTATTGCAATGTTCTTGATGATCCTTGCAAGTAAGCCTTTAACAAACTTCGTCAATAATCACCCAACCATTGTTATCTTGTGTTTAAGCTTCTTGCTGATGATTGGTTTTGCATTAGTTGCCGAAGGCTTTGGTTACGCCATTCCAAAAGGTTACCTGTATGCAGCGATTGGCTTCTCTATCATGATAGAAGTCTTTAATCAGTTAGCACAATTTAACCGTCGCCGATTCTTATCAGCATCTCGTTCTTTACGTGAACGAACAGCTGAAGCGGTGTTACGTATTATTAATGGTAAGCCTGAATCATCCGAATTAGATCATCACACATCTGATTTAGTCTCTAATGCTGAAGAGGTATTTGATCCACAAGAACGCCAAATGATTGTGCGTGTGCTTGGTTTAAGCCAACGTAATGTGAACAGTATCATGACGTCTCGCCATGATGTTGAATATGTAGACTTAAATTCAACACAAGATGATATCCGCCAATTATTGGAAAAGGACCCCCACTCTCGCTTAGTGATTACTGATGAACAACACAGTGATGAACCTGTTGGTGTGGTTAATATTATTCAATTGTTGAATCAACAATTGCGTAATGAACCTCTAAACTTACGTTTACTGGTCACACAACCGTTGATCTTCCCTGAAGGTTTATCTTTACTACAAGCGTTAGAACAGTTCCGTAGCGCTCACACTCACTTCGCCTTTGTTGTAGATGAATTTGGTTCAGTAGAAGGTGTCGTGACACTGACTGACGTTATGGAAACCATCGCAGGTAACTTACCAGTCAGTTCTGAAGAAAACGATTCTCGTCACGACTTGGTTCAAAATGAAGATGGTTCATGGACAGTTAACGGCTTTACACCACTTGAAGACTTAGTGCTTTATATTCCAATCAAATTGGATGAAAAACGTGAGTATGAAACCTTAGCGGGCTTATTAATGGAACACTTACAACGCGTACCAACCGTTGGTGAAAAAATCTTGATTGATGGTATTGAGTTTGAGCCATTAGAAGTGAATAACCATCGAATTAATAAAGTACGTATTGTAGAACCGACACCTGAAGACGAAGAAAACGTTGACGAAGCGTAA
- the gndA gene encoding NADP-dependent phosphogluconate dehydrogenase: protein MSKQQIGVVGMAVMGRNLALNIESRGYSVSIYNRSSDKTNEVIAENPGKKLVPNYSIEEFVDSLEKPRRILLMVKAGEATDKTIAALTPHLDKGDILIDGGNTFFKDTIRRNRELSAQGFNFIGTGVSGGEEGALKGPSIMPGGQKEAYELVAPILEKIAAVAEGEPCVTYIGADGAGHYVKMVHNGIEYGDMQLIAEAYSVLKHSLGLTNEELAETFTEWNKGELSSYLIEITADIFRKKDDEGKYLVDVILDEAANKGTGKWTSQSSLDLGVPVTLITESVFARYISSLKDQRVAASKVLSGPTPKAFSGDKKAFIENVRRALYLGKIVSYAQGFQQLKAASDEYNWDLNYGEIAKIFRAGCIIRAQFLQKITDAYNEDASIANLLLAPYFKQIADDYQQALRDVVCYGVQAGIPTPTFSAAISYYDSYRAEVLPANLIQAQRDYFGAHTYKRTDKDGVFHTEWME from the coding sequence ATGTCAAAACAGCAAATCGGCGTGGTTGGTATGGCAGTTATGGGACGTAACCTTGCGCTAAATATTGAAAGCCGTGGTTATTCTGTATCCATCTACAACCGCTCAAGCGATAAAACCAACGAAGTTATCGCTGAAAATCCAGGTAAAAAACTGGTTCCGAATTATTCTATTGAAGAGTTTGTTGATTCGTTAGAAAAACCGCGCCGTATTTTATTAATGGTAAAAGCGGGTGAAGCAACGGATAAAACAATTGCTGCATTGACACCGCATTTAGATAAAGGCGATATCCTTATCGATGGCGGAAATACTTTCTTTAAAGATACCATTCGTCGTAACCGTGAATTATCAGCACAAGGTTTTAACTTTATTGGTACTGGTGTTTCTGGTGGTGAAGAAGGCGCATTAAAAGGACCTTCAATCATGCCAGGTGGACAAAAAGAAGCTTACGAATTAGTCGCGCCAATCCTTGAAAAAATTGCGGCTGTTGCTGAAGGCGAACCTTGTGTGACTTATATCGGTGCTGATGGTGCGGGCCATTATGTGAAAATGGTTCACAACGGTATCGAATATGGCGATATGCAACTGATTGCAGAAGCGTATTCAGTATTAAAACACTCTTTAGGTTTAACTAACGAAGAACTCGCAGAAACCTTTACAGAGTGGAATAAAGGTGAATTAAGTAGCTACCTGATTGAAATCACGGCTGATATCTTCCGTAAAAAAGATGACGAAGGTAAATACCTTGTTGACGTTATTCTTGATGAAGCGGCAAATAAAGGTACAGGTAAATGGACTAGCCAAAGCTCTTTAGATTTAGGTGTACCCGTTACTCTTATCACTGAGTCTGTATTTGCACGTTATATCTCTTCATTAAAAGATCAACGCGTTGCTGCATCTAAAGTATTATCAGGCCCAACACCTAAAGCATTCTCTGGCGATAAAAAAGCCTTTATTGAAAATGTACGTCGCGCACTGTATTTAGGTAAAATTGTCTCTTATGCTCAAGGTTTCCAACAACTGAAAGCCGCATCAGACGAATATAACTGGGATTTAAACTACGGTGAAATCGCGAAGATTTTCCGTGCGGGTTGTATCATTCGCGCTCAATTCCTGCAAAAAATTACAGATGCTTATAACGAAGATGCAAGCATTGCAAATCTGCTGTTAGCACCATACTTCAAACAAATCGCTGATGATTACCAACAAGCTCTGCGTGATGTTGTTTGTTATGGCGTACAAGCAGGTATTCCAACTCCAACATTCTCTGCGGCTATTTCTTATTACGATAGCTATCGTGCAGAAGTGTTACCAGCAAACTTAATCCAAGCTCAACGTGACTATTTTGGTGCGCATACTTATAAACGTACTGATAAAGATGGCGTATTCCACACAGAGTGGATGGAATAA
- a CDS encoding FMN-dependent NADH-azoreductase, with the protein MKKTLILKSTITGDLSHSNKLVDLFLSKWLEHSSPETITERDIIKSPLSVVDDEIYQAYYSVQPEHMTDKQRNAISLSNTLIQEIKDNDIIVITAPMYNFSIPNQLKNYFDLIIRNGLTFSYTKTGKTGLITNKKALILSTSGGIYTTGENDFSIPYLKTLLAFIGINSVDTVTIDGIAIEPEKLEEKYQLAKMDINDFLNNLNS; encoded by the coding sequence ATGAAAAAAACGTTAATTTTAAAATCTACTATTACGGGTGATTTATCTCATTCAAATAAATTAGTAGATCTCTTTTTAAGTAAATGGCTAGAGCATTCTTCACCTGAAACAATTACAGAGAGAGATATTATAAAATCACCTCTATCTGTTGTTGATGATGAAATATATCAAGCCTATTATTCAGTGCAACCTGAACATATGACAGATAAACAGAGAAATGCCATTTCTCTTTCAAACACCTTAATACAAGAAATAAAAGATAATGATATCATTGTCATTACCGCACCGATGTATAATTTCTCCATTCCAAATCAGCTAAAAAATTATTTTGATTTAATTATCCGAAATGGATTAACCTTCTCTTATACAAAGACAGGTAAGACAGGTCTTATTACTAATAAAAAAGCACTTATTTTATCTACATCTGGTGGTATTTATACAACTGGCGAAAATGATTTTTCAATACCTTATCTAAAAACACTTTTAGCATTTATTGGTATTAATTCTGTTGATACAGTTACAATTGATGGTATTGCAATCGAGCCAGAAAAATTAGAAGAAAAATATCAATTAGCAAAAATGGATATTAATGATTTTTTAAATAACCTAAATAGTTAA
- the dcuC gene encoding anaerobic C4-dicarboxylate transporter DcuC: MIEILIGAFVAVGVGRYIVKGYSPTGVLMTGGLLLLIISVIMGRAVLPASATATGYGLIDIVEYVKNLLMSRGGDLGMMIMILCGFAAYMTHIGANDVVVKLASRPLKMINSPYLLMVAAYIVACLMSLAVSSATGLGVLLMATLFPVMVNMGISRGAAAAICASPASIILAPTSGDVILAAEASQMPLIDFAFKTTLPISIAAIIGMCIAHFFWQRYLDRKEHIETEMLDVNEIKTHAPSFYAILPFTPIIGVLVFDGKWLPELHIVAIIIICMILAAVIEFIRSFSAKQVFEGLEVAYRGMADAFAQVVMLLVAAGVFAQGLTTVGFINALIEGAQSLGSGAIVMMIALVLITMLAAMTTGSGNAPFYAFVELIPRLASNMGVNPAYLTIPMLQASNLGRTLSPVSGVVVAVSGMAKISPFEVMKRVSVPVLVGLVIVIVATEILVPSTLG; the protein is encoded by the coding sequence ATGATTGAAATTCTTATCGGCGCCTTCGTTGCTGTAGGTGTTGGACGTTATATTGTAAAAGGCTATTCACCAACAGGTGTCTTAATGACGGGTGGTCTGTTATTACTGATCATCAGCGTTATTATGGGAAGAGCAGTTTTACCTGCAAGCGCAACTGCGACAGGTTATGGTTTAATTGATATTGTTGAGTATGTGAAAAATCTACTAATGAGCCGTGGTGGCGATTTAGGTATGATGATCATGATACTTTGTGGTTTTGCTGCTTATATGACACACATCGGTGCTAATGATGTTGTTGTTAAATTAGCATCACGCCCACTAAAAATGATTAACTCACCCTATCTTCTGATGGTTGCGGCTTACATTGTTGCATGTTTGATGTCACTGGCTGTTTCATCGGCAACAGGTTTAGGTGTGTTATTAATGGCAACGCTGTTCCCTGTCATGGTGAATATGGGAATTAGTCGCGGTGCTGCTGCTGCAATTTGTGCGTCTCCAGCCTCAATTATTTTAGCGCCAACATCAGGTGATGTTATTTTAGCCGCTGAAGCGTCTCAAATGCCGCTGATTGATTTCGCATTTAAAACCACATTACCTATCTCTATTGCTGCAATTATTGGTATGTGTATTGCTCACTTCTTCTGGCAACGTTATCTTGACCGTAAAGAACACATTGAAACTGAAATGTTAGACGTGAATGAAATCAAAACTCACGCACCAAGTTTCTATGCGATTTTACCTTTTACACCAATTATCGGTGTTCTCGTTTTTGATGGTAAATGGTTACCAGAGCTTCATATTGTTGCCATTATTATTATCTGTATGATTTTAGCGGCTGTGATCGAATTTATTCGTAGCTTTAGCGCAAAACAAGTTTTTGAAGGTTTAGAAGTTGCTTACCGCGGTATGGCAGATGCATTTGCTCAAGTTGTTATGTTATTAGTCGCAGCAGGGGTATTTGCTCAAGGTTTAACAACAGTTGGCTTTATTAATGCATTAATCGAAGGTGCTCAGTCATTAGGTTCAGGTGCGATTGTGATGATGATTGCACTGGTATTAATTACCATGTTAGCGGCAATGACCACCGGTTCTGGTAACGCACCATTCTATGCTTTCGTTGAATTAATTCCTCGTTTAGCAAGCAATATGGGTGTTAACCCAGCTTATTTAACTATTCCAATGTTACAAGCTTCAAACTTAGGCCGTACATTATCACCGGTTTCTGGTGTTGTGGTTGCGGTATCAGGTATGGCAAAAATTTCACCATTTGAAGTGATGAAACGCGTTTCTGTTCCTGTATTAGTTGGTCTTGTTATTGTTATTGTTGCTACTGAAATTCTTGTACCAAGTACATTGGGTTAA
- a CDS encoding PIN domain-containing protein translates to MNHSPYPVILDACVLYPSLLRDLLIRLGIAGLYQPQWTATIHNEWQRNLLKNRPDLTSKQIEYIATLMDKAIPSAMINGYEELIDGLVLPDLNDRHVLAAAIRCNAETIVTFNLKDFPKEKLIKFNIEALHPDEFISDLLDLNHALVLSVIYNQRKNMKKPAMNIQQYFESLLRQSLPMTVKSLEKYTAII, encoded by the coding sequence ATGAATCATTCTCCTTATCCTGTCATATTAGATGCATGTGTTTTATATCCATCATTATTACGAGATTTATTAATACGCTTAGGGATAGCAGGACTCTACCAACCGCAATGGACTGCAACTATTCATAATGAATGGCAACGTAATCTTTTAAAAAATAGACCTGACTTAACATCAAAACAAATAGAATATATTGCTACGCTAATGGATAAAGCAATACCAAGTGCAATGATAAATGGTTATGAAGAGCTTATTGATGGGTTAGTTTTACCTGATTTAAATGATAGGCATGTTTTAGCGGCTGCAATTAGATGTAATGCTGAAACAATAGTCACTTTTAATTTAAAGGATTTTCCTAAAGAAAAACTGATTAAGTTTAATATAGAGGCACTTCACCCTGATGAATTTATATCTGACCTTTTAGATTTAAATCATGCATTAGTGTTATCTGTAATTTACAATCAAAGAAAAAACATGAAAAAGCCAGCAATGAATATACAGCAATATTTTGAATCTCTATTACGACAAAGTTTACCTATGACAGTCAAATCATTGGAAAAGTATACGGCGATTATTTAA